A genomic stretch from Lathyrus oleraceus cultivar Zhongwan6 chromosome 2, CAAS_Psat_ZW6_1.0, whole genome shotgun sequence includes:
- the LOC127123165 gene encoding transcription factor GTE12-like, which produces MSDNTKPSSSTTPNTNPSNTQPRKRLIIKLSYPPGSRKRDSDSCATDENKRRKIQDSVKPTISCYWVDSNYQTKSTALSQPKNNGNVVENKKIIKNQVSNTIPLSQPKDNDNVVEDKKMIKNQLSKTTPLSQPKDNMKDSVTRGEECGLKKAMECVKRRQCWLILKRMLVDRDGWDLKDPPKIAKFNKCKIKAIGLKEIERKMRLYATEDEFASDMRLVFSNAMITYPPRNHIYQIAKKFSDTFEHKWKSLKNMWELEDTKRSNTHKRY; this is translated from the coding sequence ATGTCCGACAACACCAAACCTTCTTCCTCAACAACACCCAACACTAACCCTTCGAACACACAACCTCGGAAAAGACTTATCATCAAGCTCAGTTATCCTCCTGGTTCAAGAAAACGTGATTCAGATTCTTGTGCCACAGATGAAAACAAGAGAAGGAAGATTCAAGATTCTGTAAAACCAACCATATCCTGTTATTGGGTTGATTCAAATTATCAAACCAAATCAACAGCTTTGTCTCAACCAAAAAATAATGGCAATGTTGTTGAAAACAAGAAGATCATCAAGAACCAAGTTTCCAACACAATACCTTTGTCTCAACCAAAGGATAATGACAATGTTGTTGAAGACAAGAAGATGATCAAGAACCAACTTTCCAAAACAACACCTTTGTCTCAACCAAAGGATAACATGAAGGATTCTGTGACAAGAGGTGAAGAATGTGGGTTGAAGAAAGCGATGGAGTGTGTTAAGAGGAGGCAATGTTGGTTGATATTGAAGAGGATGTTGGTGGACAGAGATGGTTGGGATTTGAAAGATCCTCCAAAAATAGCAAAGTTTAATAAGTGTAAGATAAAGGCAATAGGTTTGAAGGAAATAGAGAGAAAAATGAGGTTGTATGCAACAGAGGATGAGTTTGCTAGCGACATGAGGCTTGTGTTCTCTAATGCAATGATAACGTATCCTCCAAGGAATCATATTTACCAAATTGCAAAAAAGTTTAGTGACACTTTTGAACACAAATGGAAGTCATTGAAGAATATGTGGGAACTTGAGGATACAAAAAGAAGCAACACTCACAAGAGATACTAA